Proteins found in one Haloferax litoreum genomic segment:
- a CDS encoding type IV pilin, whose product MNFKDLLTDDDAVSPVIGVILMVAITVILAAVIGTFVLGLGDQVSETAPQASFSFDFQDTDGGQDVFTVTHESGESIVASSISLKSNQNYSVTNAPNNNGTSNAFTEWGYAADDKISAGTSIKAYNTTSDKDLSDQTFSIVWTSESGSNSATLQKWSGPDA is encoded by the coding sequence ATGAACTTCAAAGACTTACTCACAGACGACGACGCGGTATCGCCAGTCATCGGGGTTATCCTGATGGTAGCAATTACGGTCATCTTGGCGGCCGTCATCGGGACGTTCGTCCTCGGTCTCGGTGACCAAGTGAGCGAGACCGCTCCGCAGGCGTCTTTCTCGTTCGACTTCCAGGACACTGACGGCGGCCAAGACGTGTTCACGGTGACCCACGAAAGCGGTGAATCAATCGTGGCGTCGAGCATCTCGCTCAAGTCCAACCAGAACTACTCTGTGACGAACGCCCCCAACAACAACGGAACGTCGAACGCTTTCACTGAGTGGGGCTATGCCGCAGACGACAAAATCTCTGCCGGTACGTCCATCAAGGCTTACAACACAACGAGTGATAAGGACCTAAGCGACCAGACCTTCTCCATCGTCTGGACCTCCGAGAGTGGTTCGAACTCCGCGACGCTCCAGAAGTGGAGCGGACCGGACGCGTAA